The Chitinophagales bacterium genomic interval ATCTGCCAAGTATGAACGTATCGGCATAGCCGCGAATGAGCGAGGCGAGAGAAGCGACAAACAACGAAATGCCGATCAGGAATTTTTCGTTGAACTCGAGTCCCTGCTCCACCTGTGTGGATGAGTAATTGGAATATTTCAGAAAAAAGTAGCCGCTCAGGATGCCGCCAATGGTAACGAATGCGACATAGGTGATGACGGGCACCACCTTATCATCAGTGACAAAATACAAGACAGAAATGATGATACAGCCAAAGAAAAAGTTACTGACGTTTTGCAGCATTGCATAAATACGGATCTTCTTCAATCCGCGCAGGCCGCCATTGGAGATGTTGAAGATAGTAACAGGCAGCAAGGCTAAGGTTGCAATACGGAAGGCCCTGATTAGGTCGGCATCCTGCTTCTGAAATACTTTGGTGGCAATCAGCGGTGCCAGGAAATAAAGTGCCGTGGAAAATAATATGGCCAATGGTACTGATACCATCAGCGACTTATTATACAGATCCTTAATCCATCCGAATTTTTTCTGTGCGTTATACTGCGCACCATAACGCGTCATCAACGTATCGCTGCCCAGCTTGGTAATGCTGGCGGTGAATGTCATCAGGCTTTGCGACAGGTTATAAACTCCGTTTCCGGCGGCGCCATACATCCTGGAGATCAGGAAAGTGAACAGATAGCTGAATCCCATGCCTACCAGGCGGGTAGTAAAGGCGGAGACGCCTCCTTTTACAATCTCATTTTGATGCGCTTTATCCGCTGGCTCTGCCCGCTGCTTTTCATCCATATGATCATCGGTGCTATTCATCTGCCCTGATAGAAGAATTTAATTGTTACTGCAGCCAGTTGTCAAGATTCCGGCCGGTGATTTTTGAGAGCTTTTCGATATCACTCCGGAAGAAGGCAATAAGTTTCTGGCGGGTTGCAGGCTTCATCGGTTCTGTTTGCTCCATAAAATTCTTCGTAAAGAATTCATTGGTCCTTACACCCTGCCGCTTCGGAAAAAATAATTTGTATCCCTTCTTGAAAATATTATCTGACATGAACAGCCAGCGCAGGACCGGATTCTTCCACTTCTTACCGCCTTTATTCCACTGCCTTGAATAGTCAATACTGACCTCAGGATCTATCCCGAGGAAGGTAAAGACACCTTTCAATACTTCCTGCGGGTTACGCCTGAATTCATCGTACCACATGATGTGCACATTCCTGAAATTATCCAGGTATGCTTTCACCGCATCGGCATACAGGCCCATCGACTTGTACTGCATGAACAGCGATGCGTGGTTGGCAAACCGTTCCTCTTCCAGCGCCAGCGCATCTTCAAAAGAATATTTCTCATCAGGATTATTGACATGCACGAAGTTGTATGCCGAATAAGCACGTTCAACAGGATTGCGCAGGATCATGAGGATCCGGACATCATCACCCAGGTATTTCCTGATATTTTCAATTGCCTGCTTGTAGAAGAACAGGTACATCACGCTGGCTTCACCTATTGCTTTCTTACCGGCCGAGCCGTCGAACAGCTTCTCATACTGATCATAATTTTCCACCCATTTCTGTATCCTGTTCCTCACCTCATCTGCCACAAAGAACTGCGGCTCCTTTACCTTAGGCATAAATACCTGAGGATGCTGCGTCATATAGTTATATAACGATCGTGTAGCAGATTTACCTGCTCCTACTAATAAGAAATTAGGCAGTGCCATTTTGTTCGGGTTTACCAACACAACATTTTTTGCGTACCGTCATTGCCTTCTTCTTTTTTTGACAATGAACTGCTGTGCCTGCTGAATTGCCTCATTTTTTTGTAAGCTACTATTAAATAGCTGATTTTAATGATGCGCGAATTGCTTCTTCACATCACTTGCCAGGTTTTTTGAAAACAGGTTCGCACCATCTTTATTCATGTGATTATCAAAAAAGTATTCAATCTTATTGTATTGCAGATCCTGGCTGTAGTCTTTGAATGGAACATTGTATTTGCTGCAAACATCCAGTATAGCCTGGTAAGAAGGCTCCATGGCAAACGGAGCCAGTGCCGGAGACATACTCACATACACCTTTGTTCCCTTTGCGGTGAGCGATGTAAAAATTTCTTCCAACCCTTTTACCTTATTCGGATCCACAATCTTATTTTTTTCATTGCGAAGTTTGGCATTCTCCCTGATCAGCTCATTTGCCTTTTCCTGTGTTATCACTCCTTTCAGCGGCTTGAATCCGGAATCAGATTTTCTGTTCTTGAAAATACCGGTGAGCACATCGAGCAGGGATGAATTATACCGGTAAATCATCGACAGCATTTTGAATCGCTCGGCATTAAATGGAATTGCATATTGTTCCATTGCTCCGTGGGTCATCCAAAAATCTGCGGCCACAGATTCAGATGGTCCTACCAGAAATTTACCTGATGTCTGCCGGTCACGGATACCCTTCAGCAGATAGATATCACGCACTTCCGGGTAATCTTTATAGTAGGGCGCAAGTACATTCAGCCGGTCGTAATGAACGTCCTTGTAATACATTTCCTCAGGGTTCAGATCAAGGATAACAAGTTTTGGTGTATAACGACTGAGCGCCATCCGGATAATCGCCTGCTCATAAAAGATAGTCTGGCCGTCATGCCCTGCATTGTAACAGGATATGCCCAGCGAATCGGCGATAAACTGCGGGTTATAGTTTCTCCTTCCTCTTGATGAACCGAGAATAACAGCGTCCTGGTTCATCTTCGTAAACGTGAAGGTGGATTCCGCTTCCGGGCCATTCTTCTGCGCGAAATACATCTGTTGCAGGATCATGCCAATCATTTGATCGGATACAATAACAGTCAGCAGCAGCAGCAAGCCGTTGCGAAAGAATATCCATGTACCGTTAGTAGTCTTCTTCATCGGCTTAGAATTGGAAGTAGATGAACTGGCTGGCATCGAAAACGCCGATTAACAAGATAATTGAAATGACGCCGGCATAAAAAAGGTATTTAAGCGACCTGTTTTTAGGCTCAGGGAAAATTGCATTCTTGTCTTTTGTCCAGTCTTCCTGGTAGATCTCAACGAGAAAAAGACAGATAATAGCAAACATGCCATACCACATGGTGGAAGCATCACCATCATAAAATTTTGTGCCCCGGAAACTAAACATCTGCCCGTAATAATACAATGCATCGGAAACGGTAGGCGAACGGAAAAAAATGTAGGAGAAGATACCACAATGAAATGCCATGATGGTACCTACGATACGGCCAAACATCGGGTGAATGCCATATACGAGGTTGTCGAATGCCGTTATCTGCTTCTTGATAACAAGCCGTGATGCCAGGAATACAAAAAATACCAGGAAGCAAAGTACATATGTCCAGTTGGCGCCATGCCACAAGCCGGCGAGGAACATCAGGACGCCAAGATTAAAGATGCCTCTCCATTTTCCTTTCCTGTAGCCGCCCAATGGCTTAAAAACATAATCGCCAAACCAGGTGGTAAGTGATATGTGCCATCGCTGCCATACTTCGCCGACAGACTGCCCGAGGTATGGCCGGCGGAAATTCGTCATCAGCGTAAAGCCCATAACCCGTGCAGAGCCGATGGCTATATCGCTGTAACCGCCGAAATCGCAATATAGCTGAATGGCAAAAAACCAGGCCGCCACCCAGAAAGTAAGCGGTTCGCCATCATGCTGATGCGGAAAATTAAACACGTTGGCCACATACGATCCCAGCCTGTCGGCCACCACCACTTTCTTAAACAGGCCCCAGAGCATCAGCTTTAATCCTGATACGACACGATCATAATCAAATTCATGCTTTTCATAAAACTGGTGAATGAGATTCTGCGGCCGTTCGATAGGGCCTGCCACGAGCTGTGGATAGAACATGACATATAGCGAGTAAATACCGAAGTCGCGTACCGGTTTGAAATTGCCACGGTAAACTTCAATGGTATAGCTCATGGCCTGAAACGTGTGAAAAGAAAGGCCTATGGGCAGTATAATATTCAGGTAAGGAATATCGAGCTTAATCCCGAACAAATCGGTAAGCCAGTTAAGATTGCCCAGAAAAAAATTGTAATACTTGAAAACAGCCAATACACCTACATTGGCAGCGATGCTCATCAGCAGGTAAGCCTTTCGTCGCTTTCCTGTTGCCTGATCTATCCAGATTCCCGCATAGTAATCGATAACAATGGTGAAGAGGAGTATGAGAATATACACCGGTATAAAAAACATGTAGAACACACAACTGCTCATCAGCAGGTGGAACCACCTGTATTTATGCGGAAGCAAAAAATAAATGATGGTGACAAGCGGGAAAAACAATAAGAAACTGAAAGAGTTAAAAACCATGATTTCCCCGGTGCTGTGAAGCTGCTTGTTATGAGTTGCGGCAGAAAAAAGCCGCGCAAATGTAAAAATTATCTTGTGATGGGAAAAGGCGCCGGGCAGGGCAGGTACAGGCAGAACGAAGAGGCTGCTTCCTGTATAAGATGATGGTTATTGCTTACCATCATTGATCAGGCACCGGCTTGTATTGGCAACAAATGAAGTTTCGCTCAGAACTCCACGATGAAAAAAGGATTCAGCAGATTCTCCTTGTTGTATTGCAACGGTTGCTTGGTTTCCCAGTTGAGCACCTTCCCTCCTGCTATTGCCACCACGGCATGTCCTGCGGCGGTATCCCATTCCATTGTAGGACCAAATCTCGGATAGACATCTGCTTTACCTTCCGCTACCAGGCAGAATTTAAGTGAACTGCCGGAAGACACAAATTCAACCTCTTTGCCCTGCTTTTTCAACTCCTCTACAAACTGCAGGGTTTCTTCGCTCATATGTGAACGACTGCCTACCACATTCACTTTTTGCAGGTCACGCCAATTGGCTCCTTTGCGCAATGGCATGCGTGTCCCGTCTTCATTTATCATGAAACTGCCTTCTCCCTTTACGCCGTACCACATACGTTTTTGGGCCGGTGCGAATACCACTCCTGCCACCGGTTCGCTGTCACTCATCAGTGCGATGTTCACGGTAAACTCTCCGTTCTTTTTAATAAACTCCTTGGTTCCGTCGAGCGGATCAACCAGCCAGTATTCCTTCCAGTTTTTCCGATCCGCATACGCCATCACTTTCGTTTCCTCAGAAATAATGGGTATGTCCGGATACAGATTCTTTAAAGCTGTCACGATAATACCATTCGCCCTTTGATCGGCCATGGTGAGCGGCGAATTATCGCCCTTTAATTCCACTGAAAAATCCTGCGCATAGATCACCATGATCTCTTCTCCGGCCTTATGCGCGATGTCGATGATTTTATTGATATCAATGTTTGTCATTGGTTGTTCGGCTGTATTTTTTGCGCGGCAAATGTAAGAAAGAAAATGTTGCAGCGAAATGAAGCGACCAACCGCTGCACGATTCCTCTAAGTTAAACAGCACCGATTTCCTGCGTCAGGTGTTGAAGAGATGATTTAAAGTGTGCTGTTCAGCAACTTAACGGATGAAAGTAACCGGATAAAATGGCTGTCGCGCTGCACGTTTTGTAATACCTGCAAATGTTTTTGCTTGTGAAGGTCTGTACCCGCAAACTCAACCATTTCATGCCTGATCAGCGCTCTGGCAGCATCACGAATGCTATTGTTGTAGTAACCGGTGAGTGACATGAGGTTAAGCTGAAAATAAACGCCGTAATCTTTCA includes:
- a CDS encoding sulfotransferase, translated to MALPNFLLVGAGKSATRSLYNYMTQHPQVFMPKVKEPQFFVADEVRNRIQKWVENYDQYEKLFDGSAGKKAIGEASVMYLFFYKQAIENIRKYLGDDVRILMILRNPVERAYSAYNFVHVNNPDEKYSFEDALALEEERFANHASLFMQYKSMGLYADAVKAYLDNFRNVHIMWYDEFRRNPQEVLKGVFTFLGIDPEVSIDYSRQWNKGGKKWKNPVLRWLFMSDNIFKKGYKLFFPKRQGVRTNEFFTKNFMEQTEPMKPATRQKLIAFFRSDIEKLSKITGRNLDNWLQ
- a CDS encoding flippase, with amino-acid sequence MNSTDDHMDEKQRAEPADKAHQNEIVKGGVSAFTTRLVGMGFSYLFTFLISRMYGAAGNGVYNLSQSLMTFTASITKLGSDTLMTRYGAQYNAQKKFGWIKDLYNKSLMVSVPLAILFSTALYFLAPLIATKVFQKQDADLIRAFRIATLALLPVTIFNISNGGLRGLKKIRIYAMLQNVSNFFFGCIIISVLYFVTDDKVVPVITYVAFVTIGGILSGYFFLKYSNYSSTQVEQGLEFNEKFLIGISLFVASLASLIRGYADTFILGRYATIEDVGIYRNAFKVATITRIALTAFLVPAAPKFAELFSQGKMKELGESAQFATKIIFWCSAPILAGVILLAPFIMGIFGKEFLAGTEALIILSVGQFINAATGPVSNILMMTGRQKLNRNLMVATTILAIVLDLIFIPRFGIVGAACVNTFGIIIMNLVPFFLIKYYYGFYTLDFTELFKVNPKTFVRQIRQAIKPEKKKKGDSEKETTVEDQVGSID
- the cysQ gene encoding 3'(2'),5'-bisphosphate nucleotidase CysQ, coding for MTNIDINKIIDIAHKAGEEIMVIYAQDFSVELKGDNSPLTMADQRANGIIVTALKNLYPDIPIISEETKVMAYADRKNWKEYWLVDPLDGTKEFIKKNGEFTVNIALMSDSEPVAGVVFAPAQKRMWYGVKGEGSFMINEDGTRMPLRKGANWRDLQKVNVVGSRSHMSEETLQFVEELKKQGKEVEFVSSGSSLKFCLVAEGKADVYPRFGPTMEWDTAAGHAVVAIAGGKVLNWETKQPLQYNKENLLNPFFIVEF
- a CDS encoding MBOAT family protein — translated: MVFNSFSFLLFFPLVTIIYFLLPHKYRWFHLLMSSCVFYMFFIPVYILILLFTIVIDYYAGIWIDQATGKRRKAYLLMSIAANVGVLAVFKYYNFFLGNLNWLTDLFGIKLDIPYLNIILPIGLSFHTFQAMSYTIEVYRGNFKPVRDFGIYSLYVMFYPQLVAGPIERPQNLIHQFYEKHEFDYDRVVSGLKLMLWGLFKKVVVADRLGSYVANVFNFPHQHDGEPLTFWVAAWFFAIQLYCDFGGYSDIAIGSARVMGFTLMTNFRRPYLGQSVGEVWQRWHISLTTWFGDYVFKPLGGYRKGKWRGIFNLGVLMFLAGLWHGANWTYVLCFLVFFVFLASRLVIKKQITAFDNLVYGIHPMFGRIVGTIMAFHCGIFSYIFFRSPTVSDALYYYGQMFSFRGTKFYDGDASTMWYGMFAIICLFLVEIYQEDWTKDKNAIFPEPKNRSLKYLFYAGVISIILLIGVFDASQFIYFQF